CACTATGAAGACAACTGGACAGGTATTAGCAAATATAACTGTTACTCCAATAGCTAATACTCAAATTTTACAAATAAAATATAAAGATGATAATAGTAAAGAAGCGAAGGAAATTTTATCTGCTGTTACAAATGAATTTATAAATACTTCAAAGACTTTAGTTGCTAATGGAAATGTAAAAATTATTGAATCTGTGGAAGAACCAAGAGTACCAGTAACTCCTAAAAAATTTCTTAATATAAGTATGGGAATAGTTATAGGCTTATTAGCAGGATTAGGAATTTCAATTTTATTAGAGACTATGGATAGGACTTTTAAGGATAGAGAAGAGATAGAAAAGATAATTGGTATACCTGTTCTTGGAGTTATACCCAGTGAAGAATTTACAAAAAGAAGAAGATAGGAGAATAGTATGTTTATAGTAGAGAGAAAACCTAAATCTATATCAGCTGAAGCATATAGAACATTAAGAACTAATATTCAATATTCATCTTATGATAAAAAAATAAAGAAAATTTTAGTTACAAGTTCAGAACCATCGGAAGGAAAGAGTACAATTATTGGTAATCTAGCGGTATCTTTATCACAGAGTGAAAATACTGTAATTATATTAGATTGTGATTTAAGAAAACCTACAATGCATAAAAAATTCAAAATATCTAATGAAGTTGGATTGACAGAACTATTAGTTGGAAAAAAAGAATTAAAAGATGTTGTTCAATACAGGAATAAGCACCTTCACATAATAACATCTGGTAAGATACCACCTAATCCTGCAGAAATGTTAGCTTCAAAATCAATGGAAAGGCTTTTAGAACAATTGGCTAATGAATATGATTATATACTTATGGATACACCACCATTAAATGCTGTTACAGATGCACAAGTATTATCTACTGAAGTTGATGGAACCTTAATAGTAATAAGGAGTGAAAAAACGAAAAAGGAATCAATATTAACTGCTAAAAATTTATTACAAAAAGTAAATGCAAATATTTTAGGAATAGTTTTTAATGACGTAGCCAATTCGATAAATAAGTATTATTATTATTATGGAGAAGATAAAAAATAATACAAGAGGTGAAAAGTATGATAGATTTACATAGTCATATATTGCCAAACGTTGATGATGGCTCGAAAGACATGGAAATGTCAATAGAAATGATAAAAGAAGCTATTAAGTGTGGGACAAGAAAGATTGTAGCAACACCACATTATGCTAAAGGATATTATACTAATGAATACGGTAAGATAAAGGAAATATTTCCTGAGTTTAAAGAAAAAATTGAAAAAGAATTAGATATAGAGATATATCATGGACAAGAAGTTTATTTTACTGAAAATATATTCGAAGAGTTTAAGAGAGGAAATATAGGCACTATAAATGATTCAAGATATATGCTTATAGAGTTTCCGCCAGTAGATTTTAAAGTGGATTCATTAGATTATTTGTATGAACTTCAAATAAGAGACATCGTACCAGTAGTGGCACATCCAGAAAGATATAGAGCAGTTATGAAAAATCCTGAGATATTGAATGAATTTATTGAAGCAGGATGTTTGTTTCAGCTAAATGGTACTAGCCTTCATGGAGCTTTTGGTAAAGAAGCACAGAAAACTAGTAAAATTCTTTTAAATAGTGGAGTATATAATTTTATAGGTTCTGATGCTCATAGAAGTGATAAAAGAACTATGAATTTGACGGAGAGTTTTGAAATTATAAAGAAAAGTGATAAAAGATATTTAGAATCGATGGTACAATCTAGTGAATTGCTATTAGAAAATAAAGAAGTTATTTACCAAGGTGAAAAGATAAAAGTAAAGAAAGGGATTTTTAGTTTTATAGGATTGAAATAAGTTTTTATGGAGTGTATATCACTCCTAAAAATTAATAGATTAATGTAAAATTAATACATAAATATTCAAGAATATAAAATTCAGTTATAAAAAGGGTATATTGTGAATATTGAAATGGGGTAATAGAGGTGAAGCATGTTTTCATAATAGGATCTAAAGGGATACCTGCGAAGTATGGAGGGTTTGAAACATTTGTAGAAAAGTTAACTCAATATCAGCAAAGTAAAGAAATAAAATATCATGTGGCATGTTTATCTAATAATTATGATGAATTTATTTATAATAATGCAAGATGTTTTAATATAAAGGTGCCCAATATCGGAGCAGCGAAAGCAGTGATTTATGACTTATATGCAATAAGAAATGCAATAAAATATATAAAAGAAAATGAAATACAAGGAGCAATAATTTATATATTAGCTGCTAGAATAGGACCGTTTATAAAAAGATATAGCAAAATACTAAAAAAATTAGATTGTCAGTTATGGCTAAATCCTGATGGGCATGAGTGGAAAAGGGCAAAGTGGAATTTTATTATAAAAAAATATTGGAAACTATCAGAAAAACTTATGGTTAAGAATTGTGATTTAATAATATGTGATTCTAAGAATATTGAACTATATATAAAAGAACGATATAAGAAATATAGTCCAAATACAACTTTTATTTCTTATGGTGCAGAGTATGAAGGTTCTAAGTTAGATGATTTTGATGAAAAGGTTTTAAATTGGTATAAGAGTAACAATATAAAAGAAAATCAGTATTATTTAGTTGTGGGTAGATTTGTTCCTGAAAATAATTATGAGGTTGTAATAAAAGAATTTATGAAATCGAAGACAAAAAAGGATTTGGTGATAGTAACCAATATAACTAAGAATAAGTTTTATGAGAAATTAAAAGAAAATACATCTTTTTATAAGGATAAGCGAATAAAATTTGTAGGAACAGTTTATGATCAACAGTTATTAAAAAAGATAAGAGAGAAGGCTTATTGCTATATTCATGGTCATGAAGTAGGGGGAACAAATCCGTCACTTTTGGAATCGTTAGCAATGACAAAAATCAATTTACTACTAGATGTAGGGTTTAATAGAGAAGTAGCGATGGAAGGAGCTATTTATTTTTTAAAGACTAATTCTAATTTATCTCAAAAAATAAATGATTTAGAATTTATTTCGAAAGAAAATATAAAAATACTAGAAAATAAATCAAAAAAGCGAATTATTAATGAATATAATTGGAAAGGTGTGATAGAGAAATATGAGAGACTAATTTTAAAAAGTGAACTTGAGTATGAAGTAGAAGTGTCATTAGTGGGGGATGTGTGATATGAAAGATATAGATTTGATAGTCTTTCCATTTCATGATTATAAAAAGTGGTTAAAAGAAGGATTTAGGACCAGAGATGCTCACTTATTTGAAAGTTACAAAAATAGCGAATTTGTAAATAAAGTACTAGTTGTGAATAGACCTGTATCTATAGCAGAAATGGTAGCAAAAAAAAGTAGTTGGAAAACGAATCATGGTGAAGTAGTATATAAAGAAAATAACTGGGTACTTATGAAGACTGATAATAATGTATATTATATTGATATGTATATTAAAGATGTAATAAAGGTAATTATAGAGCGTAAACAATGGTGGGATAGAATTTTTAGAGATGAAAGAGTTGCTGATGCCATAAATAAATCAATTAGTTTAATAGGGATGAAAAGTAAGTGTATATTATTACAAAATCCAATGGCTGTAGGGATACTAGAGAAATTAGATTATGATACATTTGTTTTTGACGCTATAGATAATTGGGTATATCATCCGCAAATGAATAGATATAGTGACATTATAAGAAAAAACTATGAATTTATAATTAAGAATGCAGATGCAGTATTTACTGTATCTAAAAATTTAGAATATTTTTTTGAAAAATCCAAATATGTAAAATGTATTAGTAATGGTGTCAATAAAGAGTATTTTAGTGAAAGTATATCTATAAAAGATAACGACACAATAAATATAGGATATGTGGGAAAAATACAAGAAAGAATAGACTTTGAATTAGTAGAGAAATGTATTTCTGTATATAAAGAATGCAATTTTATATTTATGGGTCCTGTATTAAATTGTAGAAAAAAAATAATAGAATTAAAGAAAAAATATGAAAATGTAAAATTCACAGGTGATATACATTACAAAGATTTACCAAAAATGATGAAGAAAATTGATATAGCAATAATGCCGCATAAGAAAAATAAGTTTACTGATAGTATGAATCCAATAAAGTTATATGAATATATTGCAGCAGGTAAACAACTAGTTACAACTAATATTGCAGGAGTAGATGGAATTTCGCCTTATGTATACATATCAAATAATGATAGTGAATTTATAAGTTATATTCAATTTGCCATAGATGAATTAAAAAATAATACTAAATTAGGATATAAAATTGTTAAATCATTAAATGAGAAATATACCTGGGAATATAAATCACAGGAAATTATAAATGATATCTTGTTACAATCAAGGAGGAAGGTTGATGATATCAGTAATAATACCTACGTATAATAGAGAAACGACAATCAAAAGAGCGGTTGATAGTGTTCTTGGACAAACATATAAAAATTTTGAAATTATTATAGTAGACGATAATTCTACAGATAATACAGAAAAAGTAATAGAGAATATGCAAGATAAAAGGATAGTGTACTTAAGGCAGAATTCTAATAGAGGAGCATGTGTAGCTAGAAATATAGGAATTAGCAAGGCAAGGGGAAAATATATTGCCTTTTTAGATAGTGATGATCAGTGGGTAAGTAGTAAGTTAGAAAAGGAAGTTGAATTTTTAGAAAATAATAAATTAGATATTGTTTTTTGTTCTCATAAAGTTGTGAATTCAGAATTAACTAAAATTGTTCCTAAATCAGAGATTAAGGAAGAAAAAATTGGACAGTTGATTTTTTATGATAATTTTATTACGACAGGAGCTATTTTAGGAAAGAGAGATTGTTTTATTGATGAGAAATTTGATAATGAATTGACGAGATTTCAAGATTGGGATTTAGTAATTAGATTAATAAAAAAATATAGAGTTGGGCATTTAAATGAAGTACTGACAGTGAATTATATACAAAGTAATAGCATAACTAAAAATGATTTTGCTGGAGTAATATCTTTAAGAAAGATTTATAAAAAATATAATAATGATATTAACAAGAATGGGGATATTAATGCAAAGTTTAATGATAGAATTGCGAGATTAGCAATTCAATGTAATGAGAGGCCAATGAAAGAATTAAAGATTAGTTTAAGAAGTAAGTTTACAATAAAGTGTGCTGTAAAATATGTTATATGCTTATTTAGGATGCAAGCAATTTTAATAAAATAAAATTCAGGAGGATATAGAGAAAATATGCATGTGGTTTTTGTTATATTACATTATATTACTACTGAAGATACAATTTTATGTGTTAAATCAATTAATAAGAATGTAGACTATAATGATTATTCAATAGTAATAGTTGACAATGGTTCAAAGAATCATAGTTATGAAAAATTAAATGAACATTTTAGTAAGAGTAAAAATATATATATTATTCGTAGTGAAGAAAATCTTGGATTCGCAAAAGGAAATAATATGGGGATTAAATATGCAAAAGATAAATTAGAAGCTGATTTTGTAGTAATAATTAATAATGATACGTTAATAATGCAAAATAATTTTATAAATAAAATAATAAATGTGTATAACAAGGAAGCATTTTATATTTTAGGTCCAGATATAATTTCAACAAAAGATAATGGACATCAAAATCCTCATAGAAATAAAATAGCAAGTTTAAAATATGCTCGAAAAATGGTAATAGAGTTTGGAATGAACTTTTTGTTTAGTTACATATATTTGGACGTTTTAATTTATAAAATCAAAAACTTATTTTTTAGCAACAAAGATTTAAAACATAGCAATGATGATTCAAATAAAGAAGAACTAGTATTGCATGGAAGCTGTTTAGTATTTTCACCTAAATATTTAAAAAAATTTTCTGGAATATATAATAATACATTTATGTACGGAGAGGAAGAAATATTATTTTATATATGTAAAAGGTTAAATTTGAAAGTTATTTACGAACCTAGTATAAAAATATTACACAAGGAAGGTTCGGCAACAAAAACTGTATATAATAAAAACTTCAAGAAAAGAAATTTTTACTATAAGAATAAATTTAAATCATCACTTCAGTTATATAAAATTATTTTACAGAAAGATAAAATTGAGAACTTATTAGGAGGAGATTCATGAACATTTTATATATATCCCATGAACGAAATTTAGGGGGAGCATCTATTGCTTTGTTAGAGTTAATTGATGAGATGTTGTTAATGAAACAAACAGTTTATGTTTTAGTAGTTGGTAAAGGGAAATTTTATGAGGAGTTGAAGAAAAGAGATGTTAAGATTATAGAAAAAAAATATTATGTTTCTATGTATCGAAGAGTAAATTGGAAAAGTAGAGTGAAATGTATATTAAGAAATATACAAAATTGTATAGTAGCGTATCAGGTTTCAAAAGAAATAAAAAAGTATGATATTGATTTAATACATACAAATACAAGTGTTATATATATAGGAGCAATGATTGGTAAAATCTCACATATACCACATATATTTCACATAAGAGAATTTGATACTGCAGAGGATAGAAAATATCCTATCTCGCCTAAAATTATAAATAAGTTTATAGAAAATAATTCAGTTAAAATAATAACAATATCTAAAGGATTATATCGGGAAAGTATTAAAAAATTTAATAAAGATAAAGTTATTATAATATATGATGGTATTAGTGATATATATAAATATAAAACTAAAAGAAACGCTACTATAAATAAAGATGAATTCAATATATTGATTTTAGGATATATAAGTTCTGGAAAAGGTCAAAAAGATGGAGTTTTAGCAGTAATTAATTTGTATAAAAAAGGATATAGAAACGTTAAACTTACTTTAGCAGGAAATTTTGAACAAAAATATAAAGAGGAAATTGATGCTTTGGTAGTGGAAAATAACATTGAAAATAATATTAGGATACTTAAGTTCACAAAAGATGTTGTAGCTTTACATGAAGAAGCTGATTTAGAATTGAATTGTTCAAGAAGTGAAGGATTTGGAAGAACAACTATTGAAGCTATGTATAATAAAAAACCTATAATAGGTGTTGATTGTGTAGCTACAAATGAGCTTATAGTTGATGGATTTAATGGATTTTTATATAAAGCTGGGGATATAGACGAGTTATCAAAGAAAATTGAGTATTTAATTTGTAACTATAAAGAAAGAAGTATTATGGGGAAAAATGGATGTGAATATGCTATTAATGAATTTAGTTCGAAAAAAAATGCTCATAATATTTTTAATCTATATAAAAAGATAATCTAGAGGAGAGTTATTTTGGAAGAAGTTATTATTGAAAGAGAAAGTGATAAATCAGTTAATTTTATAGAAAAATTTATTATTTACATATTAATATTTAATTTGTTATTTGAAAGATGGATGCTTTCAATAGATTTAAATAAGTATATTTATTTAATAATAGGTTGTTATATAGTTTATCAATATTTATTTAGAGGAATTGAAATTACAAAAGGTGTTACTTTTATAACTTTAGCTTTTGTAATAATTATAAGTATGAATATAATGCTCCATGGTTGGAATAATTCATTTATACGTAGCTTAATTTTATATGGAGTTGGAAGTAGTATCATAATTATATTTTTTCTATATATGATTAGTTATAAAGAGTTTTATATTAATAATTTTTTTATTAATAAAGTAAGAAAAATATTTAATGTGTATTTTATTATAAATATACCAATAATTTTACGGCAGTTGAATAATACCTATTTTCTTATGAGGTTTTATGATAATAATCCTATGTATGAAGATCATATTACAGGATTAATAGGATCTAGTGGAACTCATAGACTTACTTTATATTGGATAGCATTAGTAGTTATGAATATCAGTTACTATATGAAGGAACGTAAAAAGAGTACTTTATATTTAACGATTTTTCAGATAATATTTATGGTTGTTATTTCTGCTCAAAATGATAATACGTGTTTTTATTTATTATTTCCATTAATAGTAATCCAAGTAATTATATACTATGAAATTAAGGAGAAAACGAGTCGTTTTAAATCTATAATTATTTTATTGGGAATAATTGTATCATTGTGTTATATAATTTCAAGTAATAGTGAAATAGGTGAATTCTTAAACACAAGGGTCAAGGGGAAAGTATTACAGTTAACTGGAAATATTGATCAATATGATAATCAGAACGAAGAAGAGGAGAGAATAGAATTATTCAAATATTCACTAAATTATGGTAATGGATATACTTCAGGAATGGGGATAGGTACAGTTAAATATGCTGATCCGGCTATGCCTAGTCATTTTGGTATGAGTGAAATATCAATTAAGGTATATGAAGGAGGTATAGTATATTTTTCCTATCTTATAATATTATATTCGTATCTATTATTTCATATTTTTAGTATGAGAAATTTATCGGTATTTTTACTTATAGTTATGAATTTTACAATATTAGCATTTTATACACAAGTTTTTAAATGCTCCCAATTAATAATTCCATTAGTATTTATATGTTTGTCCTTGAGAAATAATAATGAGGAAGAAGGTGTAATTAATGAAAGTACTAATCAATAGGGTATACAATACTTATAATATAGGAAGTGCAATGATGGCCATAAACCTTATTTATTATATGTATAATAATGAGAAGGAAATTGAATTTTATACAGATATTGATGACGAAGATAATTTGCGAAGGCTAAGATTATCATGTTGTACTGATAAAATATATATGAATAATATAAAACTATCATCTAAAACAATAGCTGAAAAAGTAATTGATAAGTTGATGAATATAACTATAAGAAAATTTGATGAAGGTAAAATTAATTTTTTATATAGTAGAAGATTAAAAAAATATGCTAAAGCTATAGAAGAACAATATACGAAGGTAATTATATTAGGGGGAGATGATTTATCTAGTGAGTATCCCTTAAGAGGTATAATGCATCAAATTAAGATGATTGATAGTTTGTCTGATAATATAAAAGTTATTTTGTTTGGACATACATTAGGTCCTTTTGAAGGTAAGAAGGCTGCTTATATACATAAAGTATTAGAAAAATGCATGATATGCCCAAGAGACATTGTAACGTATGACTATTTAAAAGAAAGATTAAGAAAAGGTAACATTGAATTGACAGCAGACTTAGCTTTTCTTGATTTGCCAAATCCAGGAGAAAAATATAGAAATAATAAATTTATAAAAGGCGACTGTGACTATATAACATTAATTCCTTCTGGTTTATATAAATATTATACTAATGATAGAAATCGCTATTTAGAGGTATGGAGCAATATAGTAAAAAGTATCTTAAATAATAAAGAGTTAAGAAAATATAAAATAATCTTTATGTCACATGTTACAAAGCCAGATTCAGTCAGTGATATACTAATTATCGATGACTTGATTGAAAAATTAAATAGCCAGTTATCGGAAGAGTTAAAGAAAAGAATAGTTAGGATTTGTTATAGTGAAATGTTGCCTTATGAAGCTAGAGATATATTAGGAGGAGGATATTTTACATTAACAGGAAGAATGCATGGAGCTGTATCTACGTTTCAAATGGGAAAGCCGGCTATATCTATAGCTTATAGTAATAAATACAAAGGAGTTATAGGAGGATTAGGATTCAATGATTTAATCATTGATGGGAAAGGTGAAAAATTATGGAGAGGTAATGAAATAGTTGATGAAGTAGATAAGATTATTGAAAAAATCATATTAAATTATGATATATATTTAGAAAATATAAATATATCAGTAGAAAAGTGTAAAAAGAGAATTTTATATTGTATAAAAAAAATATAAAAATCAGTAGAAAAAATTTGGAAATAGGGGGACATATATAATGAGTAATAATATCATGGATTCACTAGGGGGTAGTTGTACAGGGTGTGGTGTTTGTGCTAGTATATGTCCTCTTAAGTGTATAGACGTAAAGAGAGATATTAATGGATT
Above is a genomic segment from Clostridium bornimense containing:
- a CDS encoding YveK family protein, whose protein sequence is MKDTILDKTINIEELIFIIKRRYKLIVSMMILIGGISATLSFFVIKPKYEVSTKIFVGKAEQEEKYNNSDVQMYQQLIKTYSETIKTKDLVGNAIKNVNTMKTTGQVLANITVTPIANTQILQIKYKDDNSKEAKEILSAVTNEFINTSKTLVANGNVKIIESVEEPRVPVTPKKFLNISMGIVIGLLAGLGISILLETMDRTFKDREEIEKIIGIPVLGVIPSEEFTKRRR
- a CDS encoding CpsD/CapB family tyrosine-protein kinase; the encoded protein is MFIVERKPKSISAEAYRTLRTNIQYSSYDKKIKKILVTSSEPSEGKSTIIGNLAVSLSQSENTVIILDCDLRKPTMHKKFKISNEVGLTELLVGKKELKDVVQYRNKHLHIITSGKIPPNPAEMLASKSMERLLEQLANEYDYILMDTPPLNAVTDAQVLSTEVDGTLIVIRSEKTKKESILTAKNLLQKVNANILGIVFNDVANSINKYYYYYGEDKK
- a CDS encoding tyrosine-protein phosphatase, coding for MIDLHSHILPNVDDGSKDMEMSIEMIKEAIKCGTRKIVATPHYAKGYYTNEYGKIKEIFPEFKEKIEKELDIEIYHGQEVYFTENIFEEFKRGNIGTINDSRYMLIEFPPVDFKVDSLDYLYELQIRDIVPVVAHPERYRAVMKNPEILNEFIEAGCLFQLNGTSLHGAFGKEAQKTSKILLNSGVYNFIGSDAHRSDKRTMNLTESFEIIKKSDKRYLESMVQSSELLLENKEVIYQGEKIKVKKGIFSFIGLK
- the cps2T gene encoding beta 1-4 rhamnosyltransferase Cps2T encodes the protein MKHVFIIGSKGIPAKYGGFETFVEKLTQYQQSKEIKYHVACLSNNYDEFIYNNARCFNIKVPNIGAAKAVIYDLYAIRNAIKYIKENEIQGAIIYILAARIGPFIKRYSKILKKLDCQLWLNPDGHEWKRAKWNFIIKKYWKLSEKLMVKNCDLIICDSKNIELYIKERYKKYSPNTTFISYGAEYEGSKLDDFDEKVLNWYKSNNIKENQYYLVVGRFVPENNYEVVIKEFMKSKTKKDLVIVTNITKNKFYEKLKENTSFYKDKRIKFVGTVYDQQLLKKIREKAYCYIHGHEVGGTNPSLLESLAMTKINLLLDVGFNREVAMEGAIYFLKTNSNLSQKINDLEFISKENIKILENKSKKRIINEYNWKGVIEKYERLILKSELEYEVEVSLVGDV
- a CDS encoding glycosyltransferase, with the translated sequence MKDIDLIVFPFHDYKKWLKEGFRTRDAHLFESYKNSEFVNKVLVVNRPVSIAEMVAKKSSWKTNHGEVVYKENNWVLMKTDNNVYYIDMYIKDVIKVIIERKQWWDRIFRDERVADAINKSISLIGMKSKCILLQNPMAVGILEKLDYDTFVFDAIDNWVYHPQMNRYSDIIRKNYEFIIKNADAVFTVSKNLEYFFEKSKYVKCISNGVNKEYFSESISIKDNDTINIGYVGKIQERIDFELVEKCISVYKECNFIFMGPVLNCRKKIIELKKKYENVKFTGDIHYKDLPKMMKKIDIAIMPHKKNKFTDSMNPIKLYEYIAAGKQLVTTNIAGVDGISPYVYISNNDSEFISYIQFAIDELKNNTKLGYKIVKSLNEKYTWEYKSQEIINDILLQSRRKVDDISNNTYV
- a CDS encoding glycosyltransferase family 2 protein, which encodes MISVIIPTYNRETTIKRAVDSVLGQTYKNFEIIIVDDNSTDNTEKVIENMQDKRIVYLRQNSNRGACVARNIGISKARGKYIAFLDSDDQWVSSKLEKEVEFLENNKLDIVFCSHKVVNSELTKIVPKSEIKEEKIGQLIFYDNFITTGAILGKRDCFIDEKFDNELTRFQDWDLVIRLIKKYRVGHLNEVLTVNYIQSNSITKNDFAGVISLRKIYKKYNNDINKNGDINAKFNDRIARLAIQCNERPMKELKISLRSKFTIKCAVKYVICLFRMQAILIK
- a CDS encoding glycosyltransferase, with amino-acid sequence MHVVFVILHYITTEDTILCVKSINKNVDYNDYSIVIVDNGSKNHSYEKLNEHFSKSKNIYIIRSEENLGFAKGNNMGIKYAKDKLEADFVVIINNDTLIMQNNFINKIINVYNKEAFYILGPDIISTKDNGHQNPHRNKIASLKYARKMVIEFGMNFLFSYIYLDVLIYKIKNLFFSNKDLKHSNDDSNKEELVLHGSCLVFSPKYLKKFSGIYNNTFMYGEEEILFYICKRLNLKVIYEPSIKILHKEGSATKTVYNKNFKKRNFYYKNKFKSSLQLYKIILQKDKIENLLGGDS
- a CDS encoding glycosyltransferase family 4 protein; translation: MNILYISHERNLGGASIALLELIDEMLLMKQTVYVLVVGKGKFYEELKKRDVKIIEKKYYVSMYRRVNWKSRVKCILRNIQNCIVAYQVSKEIKKYDIDLIHTNTSVIYIGAMIGKISHIPHIFHIREFDTAEDRKYPISPKIINKFIENNSVKIITISKGLYRESIKKFNKDKVIIIYDGISDIYKYKTKRNATINKDEFNILILGYISSGKGQKDGVLAVINLYKKGYRNVKLTLAGNFEQKYKEEIDALVVENNIENNIRILKFTKDVVALHEEADLELNCSRSEGFGRTTIEAMYNKKPIIGVDCVATNELIVDGFNGFLYKAGDIDELSKKIEYLICNYKERSIMGKNGCEYAINEFSSKKNAHNIFNLYKKII
- a CDS encoding polysaccharide pyruvyl transferase family protein — translated: MKVLINRVYNTYNIGSAMMAINLIYYMYNNEKEIEFYTDIDDEDNLRRLRLSCCTDKIYMNNIKLSSKTIAEKVIDKLMNITIRKFDEGKINFLYSRRLKKYAKAIEEQYTKVIILGGDDLSSEYPLRGIMHQIKMIDSLSDNIKVILFGHTLGPFEGKKAAYIHKVLEKCMICPRDIVTYDYLKERLRKGNIELTADLAFLDLPNPGEKYRNNKFIKGDCDYITLIPSGLYKYYTNDRNRYLEVWSNIVKSILNNKELRKYKIIFMSHVTKPDSVSDILIIDDLIEKLNSQLSEELKKRIVRICYSEMLPYEARDILGGGYFTLTGRMHGAVSTFQMGKPAISIAYSNKYKGVIGGLGFNDLIIDGKGEKLWRGNEIVDEVDKIIEKIILNYDIYLENINISVEKCKKRILYCIKKI